From Deltaproteobacteria bacterium, a single genomic window includes:
- a CDS encoding PilT/PilU family type 4a pilus ATPase yields MSQGKQTSDAGRELIEKVLAGAYKYPVSDIHFKVGEPPFYRIFGELKRLGSTPLSLGDLHTIAKTLRSDFDEIHRQNNWKQFDCSVAPQNLGRFRVSFFKQKNTPAIVLRVIPKEVPSFTQLRLPLVIKRIAGFERGLLLVTGATGMGKSTTIASILDFINKNWCKHILTIEDPIEFVIESDKSSISQREVGRDVEDYHSGLWAAMRQDPDIIFIGEIRNSQTMDVAIQAAETGHFVLSTVHTPDVTRTISRVIGLFPSEEQHMIRSRFAENLKAIVSQNLLPRQDHSGRVLATEILVNNYSIQECIRDPDSTPQDLLRHIENGMDEYQMQTFEYDLVSLLREGLITLDVAKTASRSPSDFVKGLDLTR; encoded by the coding sequence ATGTCACAGGGAAAGCAGACCTCAGATGCCGGGCGTGAATTAATCGAAAAGGTCCTGGCCGGGGCTTACAAATATCCTGTCTCAGACATCCATTTCAAGGTGGGCGAACCCCCGTTCTATCGGATCTTCGGGGAGCTGAAGAGGTTGGGGTCGACCCCCTTATCCCTTGGAGACCTCCACACGATCGCCAAGACTCTCCGGTCTGATTTCGATGAAATCCACCGCCAAAACAACTGGAAGCAGTTTGACTGTTCTGTTGCGCCTCAGAATCTGGGAAGGTTCAGGGTGAGTTTTTTCAAACAGAAGAATACTCCTGCCATTGTGCTTCGTGTAATTCCAAAAGAGGTACCAAGCTTCACGCAGTTACGCCTTCCACTTGTCATCAAGAGGATCGCCGGGTTCGAACGGGGGCTGCTTCTCGTAACCGGGGCCACCGGTATGGGCAAATCCACCACCATCGCCTCTATTCTCGATTTTATCAACAAGAACTGGTGCAAACACATTCTCACCATTGAAGACCCCATAGAGTTCGTCATCGAAAGTGACAAGAGCAGCATCTCACAGCGGGAAGTCGGCAGGGACGTTGAGGACTATCACAGCGGGCTTTGGGCCGCCATGCGCCAGGATCCAGACATAATCTTCATCGGCGAGATCAGGAACTCTCAAACCATGGACGTCGCCATCCAGGCGGCAGAAACCGGCCATTTCGTTCTCAGCACGGTTCATACTCCGGACGTGACGCGGACTATCAGCCGGGTCATAGGCCTATTCCCCTCCGAAGAGCAACACATGATCCGTTCAAGATTCGCGGAGAACCTCAAGGCCATCGTCTCACAGAATCTTCTACCCCGGCAGGACCATTCCGGTCGTGTTCTGGCCACCGAAATCCTGGTCAATAACTACTCGATCCAGGAGTGCATCCGGGATCCAGACAGCACCCCCCAGGATCTGTTGAGGCACATTGAAAACGGCATGGATGAGTATCAGATGCAGACCTTTGAATATGATCTGGTCAGCCTTCTAAGAGAAGGGCTCATCACCCTGGACGTGGCAAAAACTGCTTCCCGAAGCCCGTCGGACTTCGTCAAGGGCCTCGATCTGACGCGGTGA